gtcttttttttttcttgagggCAAACTTGAACTTTTAGAACAAGTCTTATTCAGTTTGTTGGATGTTTTTCATCTCAAATTAATAACTGTTGCATCCTACCAATTCCGTCAAATTTTGTCCATAATTACTTCCTCCATTAATTTATGAACCACATCTAAAATAGTATCTACCTCAGGGGTATCTTTGTCAGATTGATCTGTCTAAATATCCACTTCTCATTGATATGCTCCGTttttagggggaaaaaaaaatttggtatttGGTGAGGCAAAACAATGACAGTGCCTCTGCATataattaaatcaaaataagaaaaagtccAAAGTTAACGTTTGTAACAGATGAAATTCACAAAATGGGGTAGAGAATAAGGCACTTACAAAAGTTGGATGACTAATTTGAGACCAAAAGAATTCAATCACCAAAGTTAGATGATCAGTTTGACACTGAAAAAAATTCAATCCCCAAAACTGAACTTTTGCAAAAGTTTAGTGACTATTGTGAAAGTTTCGAGTGGTAGCCAGAGTCACAAGTCACTTGTATGAGTTAATGTCCAATGCAGTCCTTGTATCAATAACAGAATTTGAACATATACGGTTTATTGAGGGAGTGATTTGCCCTAATCAATTGAGCCAACTGAATGTAATCCGATTATAGGAACATGATgcctttttttgtttcttggggGTAGGGGGGAGGGGTTCAAGCACACGAGCATCAAAAACTTTATGTCATGCAAGTTAATTACCCATAAACATTCTAAAATCTACACCATAAATAATAAGAATGGATCTGCAAATCCAACGACCAAGGTGACATAGAAcaaggaaaatgaaaagctaAAATGCTTCTAGAAGAATGATGGCATGTCCCAACATTCCCTTAAgcttaagaaaaacaaaagtgatTATGCTCTACGTAGTTGTTTAAGATAGCCCGTCTCTCTCCGCAATCTCCAAGCTCTTATCCAAATCACCTCAGAAATGACAGCCAGAGTGgattaaaatataaattatgCAAAAGATCTGAGAATAAAACCACTTAACAAAACGTAAAGTTCCTTCGGCTTTTAATAGAACTTTCAACTTTTTAGACAAGAAGTGAAACCATTAACTTATTCTTCAACGCGCTTTGCTACTGAAAAGTAGTGTTTTTGCATGTCATCCTTTTCGATCTTACCGTACAGCAGAGGATTTGCTGTGATGCCtttattaaaaatatcattAATTGGATTCAATTATATCTTGCGCCGAATAATGAACATAAAAAGCTAAACACTCTGTACTTAATTATAGTTAATTAAAAGGGTAGAGTGAAGAAAAAATGATCACTTTATTGAATAATTTTTTGTTTAGCTTTATTAAACATACTTTTGTTATTAAAAAGTTCAAGTCCGGTGGCAATTTTAAGGACAGTGTTACTGTATCGCCGTCTAATAGTTCTAATATAATTGTTAAAGATGCAAAATGTCAATTACTATAAATTTGAAGGTGTAAAATGTAATTAGCAAAACTATAACTATATGTTAGGAATCCAATGATGATATTTTTGACCTATGAATGAGCAGTTCAGCGTGAAGATCCAATTGATttataaaaccaaaaaaaaaaatgcagttcTAATTGATTTGTAGGGGCTATAATCAGCTGCTTTAGATTTTGCAATTAGGGCCTTTATTAGCGTTGAGAATTAGACAAAGCCAATAGGATTTTATAAAAAAACTTCATTGGAGAATTTATCAACTCATGGTGTTATACACACGGGATTAATCCAAACCATTCCCTTCTAAATTCACAAATTTCATGCATTAAAATATTTACACCACGAATTTTAAGAATTATACTTATTGTGGTTCTAAAATAGGGGGATGTGAATTTAAAATGGAGGGTCATTGATTTAGACATTCCCTCTTGCCATTGATCATAACTAGTTTTTAtcatcctttatttttttttaaaggaagtTTTACACACTTCATAAACTCCATTGTTCGTCTAGGCTCttctctttattatttttttttgaaaaaaaaatgttgtagAGATTTTTTGTGTGTGTAATTTTCATTACTCACCAAAGCACTtcccccaaaatcatcacacaaGCACCACCTGTTCCCTTTGTGACGTCCTAGGACAATAGTTACTCGACTATTTCATGTGCTAAAAGCCTAAAATGGCATCCAACAAAGTTAAAAAAATCGAGATATGATGGTGATTTTCATGCATCTATCTCCTTAAGAAGTAAGCAAATCGCACACTTGTTTCGCATCCATTGAGACTCCAGTAACTTTCAAGCTTAAAGAATTATCCACCCAcgtatattttaattttcttaggATTAGAAACACAATGCTTTGTGGCTTTCCTTGTGTCTAAATCTATAAGGCCTAGGCAACACGTGGCCATTGATTTTGCCAATTTGAGTTCATCCTTTAAGAATATTTAACATCAACAAATATACTCCACtgattttcttgaaatccaATCTTGTCACCAAATAGATTGGCAAGTTTTAGACCCCTTAACCACCCCTTGTCAAACAAATTCCCAATTATCCTAATCAAATTTGATCAACGATTTATATTAATCAGAGTGCTATTGGCACtcgttttatttttttccctctttctttcacAAGAAAATAAGGAATAAGGGTGACATCAGAGCGAAAATAAAGACTTTACGGTCACCTGACTAATCTTCTTGACCTAGGCTTTGGAACAGTGCTATTGACACGTTACCAGAGCATGTTTAAAGATTAAACTTGGAAACATCATAATGCTCATCAAACAGGAGTGGATGAGGGCAGTTTGGTAACTTTAGCGGATAAAATTGGCATGACAGAGATCATCTTTGGCTTACTCACTCGAGGACGGAAGGATAGTAGTGATGATTTGAAAAGGACATGATGACTGACTGATGGGATGAATCATAGTTCAAAGtgcagatatatatatatatatatatgtaacgAACACTAGCACATTGTGTCacagaattttgaggacaaactGAACACCTAATACAGCTACTAAACAAGAGCCTTTTTAGCTTTTGCTTTTCATGTCTTGGGAAGTGATGGCAGCAGAACAATTGGTTTGGGGTGTGATGGAGGAAGGGTGGAGAAAGGGTCCTTGGACTGCTGAAGAAGACAGATTACTCATTGAATATGTCAAGTTGCATGGTGAAGGCAGATGGAACTCTGTCGCTAGACTTGCAGGTAACTAATATACTAAGCAACTTGCCTGCTTACTAATTCTATTAGTATCGTGTACTACTACTTCACCGACTTTTCACCAACTAGAATCTTGTAACCTGCTgtctttttggcatttttaaTGCATGTCAAATCCCACTTGGGTAAAGCTAGAATTCTTCATTCTtggcattttattttgcatgCATATACATGGGAGTGTTGCGATTAGAAAGAGCACTGCTTATGACCAGATGATGGTTGATTTTGGTGTTCTGTTCAGGATTGAAAAGAAATGGGAAAAGCTGTAGATTGAGGTGGGTGAATTACTTGAGGCCAGATCTCAAGAGGGGCCAAATAACCCCTCATGAAGAAAAAGTAATTCTAGAGCTCCATGCTAGGTGGGGAAACAGGTGAGGATTTGGATATAACAAgcttttgaaatgaaatttcataagAAGATTGTCTAGGATAAGCAGCTGATTTTGTGGGCTATCCTTGACAAATATAGGTGGTCGACAATTGCTAGAAGCCTGCCAGGAAGAACAGACAATGAAATCAAGAACTACTGGAGGACTCATTTCAAGAAAAAGGCAAAAGTCTCGTCTGATAACtcagaaaaatcaaaagcaCGCCTTCTGAGAAGGCAACAATTTCAGCAGCAACAGCTGCTGCAGCAGCAACAGCAACAGCAACAGCAACAACAAACTCAAGTATTTGACATGAGGAGGCTTATGTCGTTACTGGATGAAAATGAGAACAGAGTGCCAACTCTGCCTCAGATGAAACAAGATGCATCAGCAGCAGCAACTACTATCTTTCCCAATACAATTGATGATCATCATCAAGTCTTCCTCTACTCAGTGTTCAACAATTCCGCAGCTCTGCCAGAAGCAACAAATCATGATCAGGACATTAACTGGGATGGTTTATGGAACATGGATGAATTCAGTGGCAACATATATTACTCGAATTCGGCAAACAGAGCTACCCTGCGTACATCTGCAGCCACCCCTTATTACTGATACACCCAGCCTTAAAATTTTCCTGCCTTGTATTTCCCAGTGCTTTGTTCCTAGTTTGTCATTATGAACCAAAGAAGGTTCTCAGGTAAGGAGATCATAAGAGTTTCTTGGTTTTATGGAAACTTTTACGTTTTCATTGATGCAGTCTAGTATGGCATTTGGTGATATGTCCACGAGCTGGAACTTCGAGCTGCTCAATCAGCTGTATCTCATGAGTCATGACTGTAAAATTAGTCTCGCTATTGAAGAAATTTTGCATAAGTTTCAATTAAGTGATTGTCTAAGAGCCAAAGCTAAGACTGCAACCTATGTATGCAATTGAAGTACAATTGCTTCTTTTAACTCTTGTTTCTTTAAaaattggcaaaaaaaaaaaaaaaatcgaaacaGCCACTAAATTATTcaaatcaatataatttgaacCACCGAATTATTTTGTGTTCCAAAGCACTCGCAACTTTGAAAACTAATACATCAGTGGTAATTCTGTCAAAAAAATGATGAGATGATGCTACCATGACTTCAGAATACACAGTACTGGGCACTCAAAAATGGGCATAAGATATGAGGATTGATCCACGTCGCATGGCAATGATGTTACAAAAATATGGATCCACAAATTTGTTTGTACACGAAAAGTTAGAACACAAATTTCCTTCCTGTTACTTGTTCtcttcatgaaaaaaaaaatcttgatttTGCACAGGCTACATtcttttttaggaaatttttgcACAACCTATAATCCTTAGAACAGCAGGTCAACAAACTTCTCATAAGCGCCTTGGCAAGCAACAAAACACCAATCAAACTTTCttggttctattttttcttcaagTCCAAGGCTGAATAAGGTAAACATCTGGAAGTCTCGTCCTTTTAAATTAGTCATGACGTCCACTCTGGTGCAAATACTGGAGCAGTTATCTCCCAACTAATATTTCAATTCAAAGCAAAAGGATATTCGTTACTCCAACAAATTAATAGACTTAATTAGGCTTGGCTTGTACTCCAGACTGTAGCAATTGCTTTTCTACAACCAAAGGCAGGGAAGTACGAACATTTACAAATTAACTAGACTTTCGAATCTGGTAGAAAAGGAGGAAGAGCATGTACTTTAGCTAATTATCTGTTCGCAACGGAGCTTGTGTCTCATTTCCTGTACCACTTTCTGTTCCACTTTTTATAATATTGCTGTTTCTCCAtcataaacatcatattttagttctttttaatttttttaaaattcaataactattaattgagttagaaataaatacaacaataTCAAAgaagtaatatataatagaaaattaaaaaatacgacagaaattcataaaaaaatattttttatgcattttgattttttgagtttgttaaattttgtgtattactcaattatTAGTTATTGAATCCtaagtaaacaaaaaaaaactaaaatatgatGTTCATGAACgagaaatagtaatataataaaaaatagaatagAAACTAGCATAGAAAGtaggacagaagatccgttgtaCTATCTGTATAACATTGTTTGACTGTAGGCAACAAGCTACCTTGTGTAGCTTCAGGAGTACAGCAGGAGGACCTGAGTATGCAATATCAATCCGGTGTCACGTACTCCAATACAAAGTTGGCGCCCCCTCACAAGGATGAAGTTTCAACATTGATGGTTGCAAAGAATTCTTACCCTGCAATTCCTGAAGTCTGATTGGAAGCTCTTTAAGGTTGTTACATCCTTCGACCTGCAAGGTACAAAGATTGGGCATTGATCCTTCTTCTTCAATCAAGAACTCCAACTTTGGCAAATTTGAGAGTGTAAGATGTTTGAGTTGACCAAATGCCCCTGATGCAAAAGTCAACCGTTTTCCCAAAAAAGCTCCGTCTTCTAGAACAAGGTCCCATAAATTTGGAAACCTCCCCAGAGTTGCCATAGGATCATTGACAAGTGCAGAGCGGCTTAGAACTATGCGAGTGAGACTGTAACAAATTATATGTGGTAGTATGCTCATGCATCCCTTGATCTGCAACGTATGAAGGGAGGGACACTCAAGTAGTTGGCTCATTGACAAATTTCTCTCTTCTGCAGTAAATGCGTCGAAACGTCTTACATGAATAGAGGTTTGGCATAAGCAATTCTGGTTCATATTTATGCGTTTGATGATGCCCTGTAGGGACTTAGCATTCCCTTTAACAGATGCTGTTAGGTTCCGAAGACTCGTCAAGAAGAGAAGATCGGTTGTACTGCATGCACTGGTATCAAAGTTTTCAAGCGTCTCCAAgttcaccaaactatccaaacGCAACTTATCATCCTCTCGAGCATTAAATTTCGAAGGCAAATAAAGATGCCGCAACCTTTTTAACTTCCAGATGATGTTTGGTATGGTAACCATCCGATCTATTACTACTCGCAAATCAAGTGTTTGCAAGTTCAACAACTCACCAAGACTTAATGGCAGGTTGTTTAGGCGAC
This Coffea arabica cultivar ET-39 chromosome 3e, Coffea Arabica ET-39 HiFi, whole genome shotgun sequence DNA region includes the following protein-coding sequences:
- the LOC113737953 gene encoding transcription factor MYB48-like is translated as MSWEVMAAEQLVWGVMEEGWRKGPWTAEEDRLLIEYVKLHGEGRWNSVARLAGLKRNGKSCRLRWVNYLRPDLKRGQITPHEEKVILELHARWGNRWSTIARSLPGRTDNEIKNYWRTHFKKKAKVSSDNSEKSKARLLRRQQFQQQQLLQQQQQQQQQQQTQVFDMRRLMSLLDENENRVPTLPQMKQDASAAATTIFPNTIDDHHQVFLYSVFNNSAALPEATNHDQDINWDGLWNMDEFSGNIYYSNSANRATLRTSAATPYY